In Amphiura filiformis chromosome 1, Afil_fr2py, whole genome shotgun sequence, the following are encoded in one genomic region:
- the LOC140168555 gene encoding uncharacterized protein: MLHIYLLFSLLAASLLLIEGAPVSGDGGEFISIVPDGSADKCGYQSFGPGRFEIEFDTVLKPVSVDQWVNGTIKITPTMDVFGGMITLDMNFWPYELRFPYCDLSHTEEVCPIKKGVEISLPFDKFFYSYFVTPGHKIINIAALTEKNEITARVGVECTIQSAVHPFPKKGFQ, translated from the exons ATGTTGCATATTTACCTTTTGTTCTCGCTACTGGCTGCAAGTTTGTTGTTGATTGAAGGCGCGCCTGTGAGTGGCGATGGCGGTGAATTCATCAGTATAGTACCAGATGGAAGTGCTGACAAGTGTGGCTATCAATCATTTG GTCCTGGCCGATTTGAAATAGAATTTGATACGGTGTTGAAGCCTGTTAGTGTAGACCAGTGGGTGAACGGAACAATCAAAATCACACCAA CAATGGATGTTTTTGGTGGGATGATTACGCTAGACATGAACTTCTGGCCTTATGAGCTTCGATTTCCATATTGTGATCTCAGTCACACGGAGGAAGTTTGTCCGATCAAGAAAGGTG TTGAAATCTCACTTCCTTTTGATAAGTTCTTCTATTCGTATTTTGTAACACCG GGACATAAAATCATCAATATCGCCGCCCTTACCGAGAAGAATGAGATCACCGCCCGTGTTGGAGTAGAGTGCACCATCCAATCAGCTGTACATCCTTTCCCAAAAAAGGGTTTCCAGTAG